CGTCGGGGTCGTCGAACTGGCGCTGGTACATGAAGGGGTAGTCGTCGGTATCACCGATCCGCCCGCCGGCGGCGCCGGCCCGTTCGGTGAGCTCGTCGACTGCCTCGCGGCTGCCGAGGTCGAACGAGACCGTGACTTTCGAGGGGGTGTCGGGTCCGCCGACCAACTCCTCGGCGCCGCCTACACTTGCGTACATCTCGCGGCTACCGAGCATGACGTACTGCTCGGGCGCGATTTCGAAGCATGACACGTTGTGATCGGACATCTTGGTGTTGAGGGTCCAGCCGAGGGCTGTATAGAAGGTAGTCGCGCGTTCGACGCTCTCGACTGGGCAGGTTATGAAGAGGCTCATGCGGTCCATACTTGCAAAATGCAAGTAAGGCGTCAACCCCCTGCCGGGTGTCACCCGGTAGGCTCTGGCGTGTGATTGCTCAAGTCCAGGGAGAAGGCCTTCCACTCGTCGTTATCCATGGATTCGGCGTTGATCATCGAATCATGCTGCCGTTGGAGGGCGCCCTCCATGAGACCGGATGGCAGCGAATCTATATCGACCTACCGTGGGCTGCGGGTGATAGTGATGCTGACACAAATGTCGCCAGCGCAAACGACGTCGCACAGGGGGCTCTGGACGATATCCATGAGCATTTAGGGGAGCGGCCTTTCGCAGTGATCGGCAACTCCTTCGGAGGCATGATTGCTCGGCACGTTGCCCATGTGCTTCGAGATCGGGTTCTTGGCCTGGCCACCCTCGCGGGCGTATTCGAGCCGATACATCAGGCTCGAAGCCTTCCCCGCAGGCACGTTGTCCGGGAGGACCTCTCGGTCCTGGCTTTGGCCGGGCAAATGAGGGACGAGTACGAGGCAATGACCGTCGTCCAGAGCGAAGCCACGCTCGAGGCATTCGCCCGATATGCCCTTCCCGGTATACGCGGAGCGAATCAAACTATTCTCGAACGGGTGTCATCGGCGTACGGGCTATCGGTCGAACCCGAGATTGCCCACCCGGCTCCATTCGAGGCACCCTCACTGCACCTTTTCGGGCGACAGGACCACATAACGGGCTATGAGGACGGGTGGAAACTCCGCGACCATTACGTCCGCGGTACCTACGCCGTGCTCGACGCCGCAGGCCATAACGCTCATCTCGAACGTCCGGATCTCACTGCCGCGCTGGTAAGGGACTGGCTCGCACGGACCATGGCGTCTGTCCTGTAGGGATATCAGCAAAGAGGCATAAGGGCGACTCCAAAGGGGACCCGCTGCGTCATCCGAAGTTGTCGCGTTGCGGGGGCGCGAACGCAATCTCCTCCGTGCGCGCAATTCCCCTCTCGATGGCTGCTTTGTCTATGCCCAGCAGGGTGGTCAGCCACATGCCGTTTTGCACAACGACGATGTCGGCTGCCCGATCCTTGCATTCCTCAGGGGAGA
This Paenarthrobacter sp. GOM3 DNA region includes the following protein-coding sequences:
- a CDS encoding VOC family protein encodes the protein MSLFITCPVESVERATTFYTALGWTLNTKMSDHNVSCFEIAPEQYVMLGSREMYASVGGAEELVGGPDTPSKVTVSFDLGSREAVDELTERAGAAGGRIGDTDDYPFMYQRQFDDPDGYHYSPFWMKPDADPTA
- a CDS encoding alpha/beta fold hydrolase, which gives rise to MIAQVQGEGLPLVVIHGFGVDHRIMLPLEGALHETGWQRIYIDLPWAAGDSDADTNVASANDVAQGALDDIHEHLGERPFAVIGNSFGGMIARHVAHVLRDRVLGLATLAGVFEPIHQARSLPRRHVVREDLSVLALAGQMRDEYEAMTVVQSEATLEAFARYALPGIRGANQTILERVSSAYGLSVEPEIAHPAPFEAPSLHLFGRQDHITGYEDGWKLRDHYVRGTYAVLDAAGHNAHLERPDLTAALVRDWLARTMASVL